A window of Candidatus Hydrogenedentota bacterium contains these coding sequences:
- a CDS encoding cache domain-containing protein, translated as MSQKPSIPQTLLYNMIVVALLSTLVPGALWILTEYSRFNQSAAVLRETHIEARKGLMKEQVDLVAGAIQYRSRRAELELESTLRARVVEAHAVAARLYSTYQQSMERPALEELIRESLRGMRYDDGRGCYFAIAADGTLEVSTERPEREASDGLASPDGATVRTLLDLGKEKGEGHITYSCPPSTPNGAPRQKVSYVMQFAPLDWTIGTAEYLDVTEQKIQQEILAWVDSIRFGDDYYIFAGQWDGLSLSGPAKGRNMFEVTDPNGVKIVQSLIHCARAGGGFISYFLGCSFNTTAQAACCRAKYSFQKRSHR; from the coding sequence ATGTCCCAGAAGCCAAGCATACCTCAAACGCTGTTGTATAACATGATCGTGGTGGCCCTGCTGTCCACGCTGGTGCCGGGCGCCCTGTGGATTCTCACGGAGTACAGCCGCTTCAACCAGTCCGCCGCGGTGCTGCGGGAGACCCACATTGAGGCGCGCAAGGGGCTCATGAAGGAACAGGTGGACCTTGTTGCCGGCGCGATCCAATACCGCAGCCGGCGTGCGGAACTTGAACTGGAGTCCACGCTTCGCGCACGGGTCGTCGAAGCCCACGCGGTTGCGGCGCGCCTCTATTCCACCTACCAGCAGTCCATGGAGCGCCCCGCGCTGGAGGAATTGATCCGGGAAAGTCTTCGGGGCATGCGCTATGATGACGGCCGGGGCTGCTACTTCGCTATCGCCGCCGATGGCACCCTCGAGGTTTCCACCGAACGCCCGGAGCGCGAAGCCTCCGACGGCCTGGCCTCGCCGGACGGGGCCACCGTGCGGACCCTGCTGGACCTGGGCAAGGAAAAAGGGGAAGGACACATTACCTATTCATGCCCCCCGTCAACGCCAAACGGCGCACCGAGACAGAAGGTGTCTTACGTGATGCAGTTTGCGCCGCTGGACTGGACCATCGGCACGGCGGAATACCTGGACGTCACGGAGCAGAAAATCCAACAGGAAATCCTGGCGTGGGTCGACAGCATCCGATTCGGAGACGACTACTACATCTTCGCGGGTCAGTGGGACGGTCTCAGCCTGTCGGGGCCCGCCAAGGGTCGGAATATGTTCGAGGTGACTGATCCCAACGGCGTAAAGATAGTCCAGTCACTCATTCACTGCGCCCGTGCCGGCGGCGGCTTCATTTCTTATTTCTTAGGGTGCAGTTTTAATACTACCGCTCAAGCGGCGTGCTGTAGGGCCAAGTATTCTTTCCAAAAGAGGTCCCATCGAT